The Enterococcus sp. 7F3_DIV0205 genome has a window encoding:
- the lysS gene encoding lysine--tRNA ligase — protein sequence MADEQQAHQEDLNDQMLVRREKMENLREEGIDPFGKRFDRTHNSKELHEQFDQHSKEELNEMDLSASVAGRMMTKRGKGKAGFAHLQDREGQLQIYVRKDQVGDEAYELFKHADLGDFFGVTGQIMKTDTGEVTVKAKTIVLLTKALRPLPDKYHGLTNIEQRYRQRYLDLISNKDSFDRFMKRSQIISEIRRYLDSNGYVEVETPVLHNDAGGATARPFITHHNALDMDLYLRIALELHLKRLIVGGMEKVYEIGRVFRNEGIDTTHNPEFTMLEAYTAYTDYKDVMDLTEGIIRNAADKVLGTTTITYDGQEVDLGSEFRRVHMVDAIKEQTGVDFWKEMTVEEARSLAKEHNVEINDNMSVGHILNEFFETFVEETLQQPTFVYGHPVEVSPLAKKNPEDGRFTDRFELFIVGKEFANAFTELNDPIDQRGRFEDQEKEREQGNDEAHGVDEDFIEALEYGLPPTGGLGIGIDRLVMLLTDAQSIRDVLLFPTMR from the coding sequence GTGGCAGATGAACAACAAGCGCATCAAGAAGATCTGAATGATCAAATGCTTGTGCGTCGTGAAAAAATGGAAAACTTACGTGAAGAAGGGATCGATCCTTTCGGGAAGCGTTTTGACCGAACACATAATTCAAAAGAATTACATGAACAATTTGACCAACATTCAAAAGAAGAATTAAATGAAATGGATTTATCGGCAAGTGTCGCTGGTCGTATGATGACTAAACGTGGTAAAGGTAAAGCAGGATTTGCTCATTTACAAGATCGTGAAGGACAACTTCAAATCTACGTGCGCAAAGACCAAGTCGGTGATGAAGCATATGAGTTATTTAAGCATGCTGATTTAGGTGATTTCTTTGGCGTAACGGGTCAGATCATGAAAACTGATACAGGTGAAGTGACAGTTAAAGCTAAAACGATTGTTTTGTTAACAAAAGCATTGCGTCCATTACCAGATAAATACCACGGTTTAACAAACATCGAACAACGTTACCGTCAACGCTATTTAGATTTAATTAGTAATAAAGATAGTTTTGACCGTTTCATGAAACGTAGCCAAATCATTAGTGAGATTCGCCGCTACCTTGACAGCAATGGCTATGTAGAAGTGGAAACTCCTGTTTTGCATAATGATGCTGGTGGTGCTACAGCACGTCCGTTTATTACCCATCATAATGCATTGGATATGGACTTATATTTACGTATCGCTTTGGAATTGCATTTGAAACGCTTGATTGTCGGTGGAATGGAAAAAGTCTACGAAATCGGTCGAGTATTCCGAAATGAAGGAATCGATACAACACATAACCCTGAATTTACTATGCTAGAAGCTTATACTGCTTATACAGATTACAAAGATGTGATGGACCTAACAGAAGGAATCATCCGTAATGCTGCAGACAAAGTTTTAGGAACAACAACGATCACGTATGATGGGCAAGAAGTTGACTTAGGCTCTGAATTTAGACGTGTACACATGGTTGACGCGATTAAAGAGCAAACAGGTGTTGATTTCTGGAAAGAAATGACTGTTGAGGAAGCTCGTTCTTTAGCAAAAGAACATAATGTAGAAATCAACGATAATATGTCAGTTGGGCACATTTTAAATGAATTCTTTGAAACATTTGTTGAAGAGACACTACAACAGCCAACGTTTGTTTACGGACATCCAGTAGAAGTTTCTCCTTTAGCGAAGAAAAATCCAGAAGATGGTCGTTTTACCGATCGTTTTGAACTATTTATAGTAGGAAAAGAATTTGCCAATGCATTTACTGAGCTAAATGATCCTATCGATCAGCGTGGACGTTTTGAAGACCAAGAAAAAGAACGTGAACAAGGAAATGATGAAGCTCATGGTGTAGATGAAGACTTTATCGAAGCCTTAGAATACGGATTACCGCCAACCGGTGGGCTAGGAATAGGAATTGACCGTTTGGTAATGCTCTTAACAGATGCTCAATCGATTCGTGATGTACTATTATTTCCAACAATGAGATAA